In the Fibrobacter sp. UWR3 genome, TTTAGCATTAGCCGAAGAAGAAGGCAAGCTTGAAGCGGCTCTTGCGGAGTCGCGCAACTTGTTGATAGAGGCGCCCACAGGGTCGGGCAAGTCGCTGTTTATCCCCTACTTTTTAAGCAAGCACTGCAAGGGGCGCGTCGTCGTACTGCAACCGCGCAGGATTGCGGCGCTCTCGCTTGCGCAGTTTTCCGCAAAGTTGCACAACGAGCCCTGCGGTAAAACTGTCGGCTACCAGTTCCGGCAGGACAGTTGCAAGAGTACTGGCACGCGCATTTTATTCCAGACGTACGGAAACTTTCTGCAGGAACTTTTACACGGCAAGTGCGATGCGGAATGGATTGTGTTCGACGAATACCACGAGCGCAAGGCCGACATGGATTTGCTGTTCGCGTATTTTAGGGGAGCCGAACGGCCTCGTGTGAGCCGTAGCGACCAAGCGCAAGCTGGTCGTGGAGGCGAGAGTGAGGCGATGCCGGAGGTTCTTCTTTACGATAGAGCCGAACGGCCTCGTATTGCGGTGATGTCGGCGGCGCTGAACCGCTCCGAACTCGAAACGGTTCTCGGCGTCAAGTGCCTAACGCTCGGCCATCCGCTTTACCCCGTACAGATTATCAACCAGACTCCCGCCACAGGGAACTCGCTCGTCTCGGGCGTGGGCCTTGACGCCGAAGTGGTGCGGGCGCTAAAGACGCTCTACCGCAACAACATCTGGCAGACCACGCTGGTATTTTTACCGGGAAAGGCCGAGATCGCCCGCTGCCACAGCGCCGCCGCCGAAGCGCTCGGGCAAAACTGCGCCGAATTCCTGGAACTATACGGCGGGCAGGACCGCGAAACACAGGACCGTATTTTTGAAGTCACCGAACGCCCGCGGGTCATTTTCACCACGAATATCGCAGAGACATCCATTACCGTCCCGAACGTTACAGGCGTAGTGGATAGCGGCATCGAGCGCGTAAGCATCTACGACGACAGCGAAAAGGTGAGCGTTCTCCGCACGCTCCCCATCTCGATGCAGAACGCCATCCAACGCTCGGGTCGTAGCGGCCGTACGCAGAACGGCTGCGCCATTCGCCTCTGGAGCGAAGAAAGCGAAAAGCGCATGCCGCGCGGAATCATTCCCGAAGTCACGCAGATTGAACCCTCGGAACTGTTGCTGCAGAAAGCGGCACTGGAATCCCTGGACCCTATCAGTCGTCCTACGGACTCCTTCCAGGGTGACAGGCAAGAGCATCCACGGACTCACTGCAGCGACGTGACAAAGCGAGACGAAGGCATAGTTCTTCCTACGGCGATTCCGGAGGCACGCGAGCAGGCCGCCACCAAATTACTTGAGGGTTTCGGAATGCTCAAGGACGGTGCCATTACGGAACTTGGCCTCAGGGCCATCCGCACCCCGGTTTCGAGCATCCCGCTCGCGCTGCTCCTCGCTACGGCAAACGGCCCGCAGGACCTCCCCGACCTGCTTCTCGCAGCGCTCGCGTGGATTCACTCCGGCACGGAGTACCTGCAAAAAACGAAGTACCCGCAAGATGTTTTGACGCTTGCCGCCGACACGCTTTCCAAGACCGTAAGCGCCCCGCGGGAGGTGACGTTTACTCTCCGGCAGTTGCGGGAATACCGTGACACACTTGCCGCTTCGCGGCTTCGGTGTGACGAAGGCGCGACTTCGCAACAGTGTGACGACCCGAATCGTCATACCGCAGTCGAGCGCCAGCGAGACAAGGGTATCCAAAGCGCATTTCTCTGCAAGCAGCTTCTCAAGGCATTCCCGGACAGGCTCGCCACCCCGAGCGGCAATGCATATAAACTTGCAAACCAGAACGTTATCCGGTTGCAGGTCAGCGAACCGCCCTACGCGATTCTCGCTCTCAGCATGCTGCGCACCGGCACCACCAAGTCGGAACTGAAGGTAAACCTGTTTGCCCCTATCGCGCAAGAAATGCTTGCCGGCAAAAGCGCGCAGGCCCGCTACGAACTGCTGTGGCGTAGCGGACAGGAGCGTTTCATCGGGGTCGAAGTTAGCGAAGCCGCAAATGCGGACGGGAGCACTACGGAGCTATCGCGTAAGGAAATCCTCACGCAAGAGGCTCCTCCGAAGGTTCTCGAAGAACTCAAGAAGCTTACCGTCACCGCATGGAAAGAAAAAATCGAGAAGGAAAACTGGAGCGGGCGCTACCTCACCGAATCCGTGCAGACTCTCCTTACCAAGATGCGGCTCGCCGCCAAGCTATACCCGGAATACGGGCTGCCGGAATTCAACGACGAGGACATGGAAATCATCTTCGATGAATTTGCCGACGGGAAATTCCTGCTCCGCGACATCAACGAAGACCGTTACAGGAACATCGTCGAAGATTATTTCGGCAAGTCGATGCTCGCCTGGCTCGGGAAGACATTCCCCGACCATTTTATGCTCCCCAACGGCAAGCGGGCGCGTTACAGTTACCAGGAGGTCGCCACCGACGAGATGCTCGGCGGGCAGGCGGTAGAAAGTGCCGAGGGCGTCCTGGTCGAAATTTCCGCCCGCATCGAAGATTTCATGCAGTTGCGCGGCGAGCACAAAATTGCAGACGGCAAACTGAAAGTGCGCTACGATATCCTGGCACCGAACTTCCGCACCATCCAGAAAACATGGGACCTGACTGGATTCTGGCAGAACACCTACGCCGAAGTGCGCAAGGAACTGCGCGGACGCTACCCGAAGCACCCCTGGCCCGAAAAAGTTATTTAGAAAAGACAAGGGAGGGGCTCGCACGACGGCCACTCC is a window encoding:
- a CDS encoding ATP-dependent helicase C-terminal domain-containing protein codes for the protein MTYNDLALAEEEGKLEAALAESRNLLIEAPTGSGKSLFIPYFLSKHCKGRVVVLQPRRIAALSLAQFSAKLHNEPCGKTVGYQFRQDSCKSTGTRILFQTYGNFLQELLHGKCDAEWIVFDEYHERKADMDLLFAYFRGAERPRVSRSDQAQAGRGGESEAMPEVLLYDRAERPRIAVMSAALNRSELETVLGVKCLTLGHPLYPVQIINQTPATGNSLVSGVGLDAEVVRALKTLYRNNIWQTTLVFLPGKAEIARCHSAAAEALGQNCAEFLELYGGQDRETQDRIFEVTERPRVIFTTNIAETSITVPNVTGVVDSGIERVSIYDDSEKVSVLRTLPISMQNAIQRSGRSGRTQNGCAIRLWSEESEKRMPRGIIPEVTQIEPSELLLQKAALESLDPISRPTDSFQGDRQEHPRTHCSDVTKRDEGIVLPTAIPEAREQAATKLLEGFGMLKDGAITELGLRAIRTPVSSIPLALLLATANGPQDLPDLLLAALAWIHSGTEYLQKTKYPQDVLTLAADTLSKTVSAPREVTFTLRQLREYRDTLAASRLRCDEGATSQQCDDPNRHTAVERQRDKGIQSAFLCKQLLKAFPDRLATPSGNAYKLANQNVIRLQVSEPPYAILALSMLRTGTTKSELKVNLFAPIAQEMLAGKSAQARYELLWRSGQERFIGVEVSEAANADGSTTELSRKEILTQEAPPKVLEELKKLTVTAWKEKIEKENWSGRYLTESVQTLLTKMRLAAKLYPEYGLPEFNDEDMEIIFDEFADGKFLLRDINEDRYRNIVEDYFGKSMLAWLGKTFPDHFMLPNGKRARYSYQEVATDEMLGGQAVESAEGVLVEISARIEDFMQLRGEHKIADGKLKVRYDILAPNFRTIQKTWDLTGFWQNTYAEVRKELRGRYPKHPWPEKVI